CGATGAGCTGGTCGATCCGCACGCGGGGCACCGCCGACCGGCACCACTGCGTGAACAGGAAGAACGCCCACATCTTGATGATCATCCAGACGAAGCCCGGCAGGACCGGTCCGGCCGGCCCCCCGAGGAAGAGCACGGCAACGAGCGCGCCGCCGAGGAAGATGTGGATGAACTCGCCCAGGTAGAAGAGCACGAAGTACACCGATGAGTACTCCGTCTGGTACCCGGCGACGATCTCGGTCGGCGCTTCCGGGATGTCGAACGGGTTACGGCCGATCTCGGCCATGTTCGCCGCCATGAACAGCACGAACGCGAACGGGTTGACGAACGCGAACCAGCTCGGGATCGACACACCCGCCACGGTCACGAGGGGCTCGGTCTGGGCGGCGACAATGCCGCTCATCTGGAGCGTCCCGGTGAAGAGCACGACCGACGCGGCCGTGACGATGAGGGGGATCTCGTAGGCGATGTTCTGCGCGATCGACCGGAGCCCGCCGAGGAGCGAGTACTTGTTGTTCGACGCGTAGCCGGCCATCACGAGCCCCAGCGAGGCGATCGACGCGGCCGCGAAGGCGAACGCCAGCCCCGTCTCGGGGTCCGCCAACTGGATGCCGGAGCCGAGCGGGATGACGGCGAAGCCCAACAGCGCCGAGAACGGTAGGACGATGGGTGCGAGGTCCCACGCCGGCCGGTCGACCCCTTCGGGGACGATCAGTTCCTTCGAGAGGAGTCGCACGGCGTCCGCGACGATGATGAGCAGGCCGAACGGCCCGATGCGGTTGACCGCGATTCGGTCGGTGAAGGCCGCGGTGATCTTCCGCTTGGCCCACGGCCCCGCGACCGCCGTCATCGTGAGCATCAGGTTCGCGATAATGAACGCGCCGATGAGCCCGCCGACGACCGCACCGGCGATCCCGTCGAGCCCGATGAGCCGGGCGATGGCGTCGGGCAGGGGCGCGCTCGACTGCAAGAGCGGGGGCGCTGGCATCACCGATCCACCTCACCGAGCACGATGTCGAGGCTCCCGAGCGAGGCGATCATGTCGGGGATGTACTCGCCCTCACTCATCTCGGGAAGCGTCTGGAGGTTCGAGAAGCACGGCGAGCGGATCTTGAAGCGCGCGGGCTTGTCGGTGCCGTCGGCGCGCATGTAGATGCCGAGTTCGCCCTTCGCACCCTCGACGGCGCGGTAGATCTCGGTGTCGTCCTCGGGCCGCAGGGTCCGCGGAACGTTCGCCTGGATGTTCCGCTCCTCTTCGGGCCAGTCCTCCAGCAGGTCGACGCACTGTTCGATGATCTTCGCCGACTCCTCGACCTCCCGGAGGCGGACCAGCAGTCGGGAGTAGTTGTCACAGCCGTCCTCGGTGACGACGTCCCAGTCGAGTTCATCGTAGTAGCCGTAGGGGTCGTCGCGGCGGAGGTCGTAGTCGACACCCGATCCGCGGGCGACCGGCCCGGTCGCACCGTAGGACTTGGCGACCTCCGGAGGGAGGACGCCCGTGTTGACGGTACGGACCTGGAGGATCTCGTTCGCGGAGATGAGGTCGTGGTACTCCTCCAGCGACTCGGGGAGTTCGTCGAGGAACGACCGGATCTTGTCGAAGAACTCCTCGCGGGGCTCGGGGAGGTCCCAGACGACGCCGCCGAGGCGGAAGTAGTTGAACATCAGTCGCTGGCCCGTGAGGTCTTCGAGGATGTTCTGGGTCTTCTCGCGGTCGCGGACGGCGTACATGAAGATGGCCGTGAAGTCGCCGTACACGTCCAGCGCGAACGTTCCCACGGCAAGCATGTGCGCGGCGATGCGGCACAGTTCCGCGCCGAGGGTCCGGATGATCTGTGCGTACTCCGGCACCTCGATGTCCGCCATGTCCTCCGCCGCGCGCGCGTACGCCCATTCGTTGAGCAGGCCCGCCGAGATGT
This Salinigranum marinum DNA region includes the following protein-coding sequences:
- a CDS encoding complex I subunit 1/NuoH family protein, with product MPAPPLLQSSAPLPDAIARLIGLDGIAGAVVGGLIGAFIIANLMLTMTAVAGPWAKRKITAAFTDRIAVNRIGPFGLLIIVADAVRLLSKELIVPEGVDRPAWDLAPIVLPFSALLGFAVIPLGSGIQLADPETGLAFAFAAASIASLGLVMAGYASNNKYSLLGGLRSIAQNIAYEIPLIVTAASVVLFTGTLQMSGIVAAQTEPLVTVAGVSIPSWFAFVNPFAFVLFMAANMAEIGRNPFDIPEAPTEIVAGYQTEYSSVYFVLFYLGEFIHIFLGGALVAVLFLGGPAGPVLPGFVWMIIKMWAFFLFTQWCRSAVPRVRIDQLIEIGWKGMLVLSFANLALTAIIVGVIA
- a CDS encoding NADH-quinone oxidoreductase subunit D — encoded protein: MSLEEPEPEPELVEETLPTTGDELEALLGDDVLARDDHLNAPGFEIRPDAVQDVLFRLRDEAGFDHLSCVTSQEYEDRYESIYHLTSYDDRTREVSVVVPTSKDAPKSQTAEPVFRTADWHEREAYDLVGIEYEGHPDLRRILLPETWQGHPLSLDYDQDRPQIVTLKEHANPLQEDHTDDEGNTMFVNIGPHHPATHGVLHVKTTLDGEQIADLESDIGYLHRCEEQLCQQGTYRYQIMPYPDRWDYISAGLLNEWAYARAAEDMADIEVPEYAQIIRTLGAELCRIAAHMLAVGTFALDVYGDFTAIFMYAVRDREKTQNILEDLTGQRLMFNYFRLGGVVWDLPEPREEFFDKIRSFLDELPESLEEYHDLISANEILQVRTVNTGVLPPEVAKSYGATGPVARGSGVDYDLRRDDPYGYYDELDWDVVTEDGCDNYSRLLVRLREVEESAKIIEQCVDLLEDWPEEERNIQANVPRTLRPEDDTEIYRAVEGAKGELGIYMRADGTDKPARFKIRSPCFSNLQTLPEMSEGEYIPDMIASLGSLDIVLGEVDR